The genomic interval TGCCCGCAATCAGGGCTAAGGTAAAGGTGCCGTCTTCGCGGTGGTAGAGCCGGTAGCGTCCTATCGTAATCGGCTGTGCGCTGTCTCTTTTTTCGGCGGTCTGCGCGTTCATCCCAATAACTCTATCGGAGAGGCTTCTGCTCTACCTGACCCGCAACGATACGAGAAATCAGGCGTTGCATTTATTCAGGATATTCGGGTATGATTATCCATGAGATGAGTACGCGACGAGTGGCTCTGCCTCACGAACACGGCGCATGGATGATGTGGCTCGCGCCGTTGATGGCGGGACTGGCAGGCACGCCATGGCACCCGTCCAAACCGCTGCTGGCAGGCGTGGTGCTGTTTGCCTATCTTGCCTCCTACTGCGTGCTGCAGGCTATACGCCACCCGCGCGAGGGGGCATACTGGCTGCGGTGGGCTTTCGGCTACGGGCTGGCAGCGACGGCGGTTGGCGCGCCCGTTTTGTGGATGCGTCCCCTGTTGCTGGCGGTGGGCGGGGTGGCGTTGCTGGGTTTTGGCGTGAATGCGTGGTTTGCGCACCACCGCAACGAGCGGAGTCTGGTTAACGACCTGGTGGCGATGGCTGGGCTGAATCTGGCGGCGGTGGCCGGGTATGTGGCGGGCACAGGACGATGGGATGCGGCGGCATGGGAACTCTGGGGGCTGAACCTGCTGTACTTCTTCGGAACCGCACTGCACGTCAAGTCGGTGATTCGCGAGCGCAACAATCGGCGGATGAAATGGGTGGCGGTGACCTACGCGGTGGGCATACCGGTTGCCCTGGCAGCTATCGGGCAAACCCTGCTGGCAGGGGCGTATGTGCCCGCCGCCTTACGCTCTCTGGCTATCCCGCAGAATCACCGTCTCAAGGCGATAGCGCTGGGGATGGTGGAAATCGTCTGCTCCCTGTGGTTTATGGTCTGGCTGATCGCGTGGATGCGGCTCACTGGTTGACAAAGAGCCTCCTTATCCCCCATAATGAGGAAGTGAGCTTTCACGCAGGAGGATGGAATGAGCGCAACGCATGTCACGACAGACCAGTTCGATGTGGAGGTACTGCAATCGAACGTGCCCGTTCTCGTGGATTTCTGGGCGGTGTGGTGCGGTCCGTGTCGGGCGATTGCACCGCATGTAGACGCCATCGCGCAGGAGTACGCTGGCAGGGCAAAAGTGGTGAAGGTGAACGTGGACGAGGAGCCGGAGATTGCCCTCCGCTACGGCATCCAGAGCATCCCTACCCTGCTGTTCTTTAAGGAAGGTAAGGTGCAGGATATGATTGTGGGCGTGGTGCCCAGGCAGACCATCGTGCAGAAGCTGGAGGCGCTGCTGTAACCGAATGGCGCGCATCGCCCCGTTCTGCGGCGTGCGCTATGGGTGTTCCGAACTGAAGCCGTGCGTCGCGCCGCCATATGACGTGATTGCCCCGCCGGAGCGGGAGCAGCTCCGGCAGTTCCCTTATAATATCACTCATCTGACCCTCCCCGACAGCTACGAGCAGGCAGCGCGGCTATGGCACGAGTGGCAAAACAAGGGCATCCTGCAGGCGGACCCCCTTCCGGCGATGTACCTGCTGGAACAGGTGTTCACCCATCCGGCTACCGGAGA from Bacillota bacterium carries:
- a CDS encoding YwiC-like family protein; the encoded protein is MIIHEMSTRRVALPHEHGAWMMWLAPLMAGLAGTPWHPSKPLLAGVVLFAYLASYCVLQAIRHPREGAYWLRWAFGYGLAATAVGAPVLWMRPLLLAVGGVALLGFGVNAWFAHHRNERSLVNDLVAMAGLNLAAVAGYVAGTGRWDAAAWELWGLNLLYFFGTALHVKSVIRERNNRRMKWVAVTYAVGIPVALAAIGQTLLAGAYVPAALRSLAIPQNHRLKAIALGMVEIVCSLWFMVWLIAWMRLTG
- the trxA gene encoding thioredoxin; this translates as MSATHVTTDQFDVEVLQSNVPVLVDFWAVWCGPCRAIAPHVDAIAQEYAGRAKVVKVNVDEEPEIALRYGIQSIPTLLFFKEGKVQDMIVGVVPRQTIVQKLEALL